The DNA region CCCGAGGATCCATCACGCGAATCCTGATTGCGAGGCCGCCACGGAGCagggccgccaccgccaccgccctgcGAGCGCTGCCATGGCTTGACATCGCCGTTCTCGTGGCCACCGCCGGGCCCGGCCTCGATCTGGGCTGGAGCGGCGCTgggaccgccgccgagctcttGCATGAGTTGCTGCAATCCAGTTAGCAACGATCCAAAATCTGTTGGTCAGGACGGAATGATGGACTAACCTCCATCTCCcggtcgacggcatcgccgccaccgattCTTCCGGCAGGACGGCCGGGACCAACATCATTGCGCCAGCCCGTGCCACGCTGACGATCGGGGCAGTCTCTAGCAAAGTGACCGGCATTGCCGCACACTCGACAGATGACGCTGGCCGTGAAGTTCTGCCTCTCGGGGCAATCATACTTTCGGTGCCCAATCTTACCACAATTCTGGCAGGCCTGGTTTTCGTCGTCTCGAAGAGTGCCATTGAGCGCAGCAAGTTCGCGGAGCTGATTTCGCTTGAGGTCGTTCTGGCCCTCTGGAACTGACGCGGCCTTGTGGCTGGTCAGCTTCTTGGAAATTTGGTGGAGCATGAACCGAGGACTTACCGTCTCAATGACGTTGTGAATGAGCTGCTTGGCCTTATTGATCTTGTCTTCCGTGTCCGCCATAATGAGGCAGTGGAGATCTTCCTCTTGATTGCTTGAGTGAGCGGCATCGGATCGACCCTTGCCTTCCTTGACCGAGCCCTTGCCGCGAATGGCGATTTTGGCGCCCGATTCTgcctccatcttcttcagAGTATTACCGCGGGGGCCAATAAGTAGACCGACTTGAGCCTGAGTGTTAGTATCTGGAATATTCTGTTACGTGGCAAAGTGGTTAAGTGGCGTTAAGCGGCCTGAGCAAGTGACGCGGCCACAGATGAGGTCGGTCAGACCGGTCCTGATCCTGACTGCGCACCCGATAAAACGACAGTGCTGACGGAAGAAAAAAGGGAACAGGACGGGTTACAGCAAGGGTGCTAATGAGGAACGCAACGGAAAGGAACATTGAACAAAAGAAATCGGTGGGGTTAGCAATCATACTGAAGTTAATCTCCGGATAGTCATTGACGGGCACGTAGACCTTTTCCTGGGTCTTGGTAGGTCGACGATAATCTTGGGGCGGGTGGTAGTTGGGGATGGACTTCATGGCACGCTCGATGAGTTTATGGCGTTCGTCTTCGAGTCGCTTGCGGTAGCGGTATTCGCGGGTGTTGACTCGGCGACCATGGTTATCGTactggggaggaggagacggggagCTCCGGAGCGTGTCAGTACGCGCGTCAACGGAAGAATGACGGGAAAGTGAGCCACACCGATCGCCGTCTGCCGGAACGACGTCGTCAATGCGAAGCTTCTGGCTGATCTCCTCGATGCGCAAGTGAAGCGTGTACGCCTCCAGCTGCTCGCTTGTCATGTTCGCCCTGATGGCGGTAGGAAGCCCCATGAGGCCAGCGGCCTTGTTCTCGGAAGCATCGCCCCAACGGTTGCGTTTCTTGCGACGGCGCGGTCCATCATCGACGCGAGGCTCGGGGTCACGGCCGCGCTTCAGATCGCGGTCGGGCTCAtcgggctcgggctctcCGCCGAAGCGGCGCGACTTGCCCAACGGGATGTTGTTGGAGCCGGTGATGCCCTGGTGTCTCCACGACATCTTGGCGAGGGTATCGCTCGTGCGAAAGAAGCGCGCTTCCTGTATCGGTTGGCAGGCTCTTTCGAGTTGGCATGCGATGGGCGCGTCGCTGTGATGGTGATGTCGTGAGGTGCAAAGTGCGAACTCGATGAACAAGCGTGTGTGGCGTTGGGGCCTTGTCAAGTTTCTGAGGGATGGGATCCCGGAAGTGGAACAGGGATCATCCGGTAAAAGGGGACCACCCCCTTAGTCATCCGCCAGCTGTTTGCGCCCCCTCTGCCAGCTGCAGACGGCTGTTCACCCcactcggcggcgactggcgcGCCGTTCTAGCTGTCGGCTGCGCTTTCAGAGTATCAGGTTTTTTTGCCCCGTACATCTAGACCGCTCTGCCGCACATTCAGACGAACTGGCCTGTCAAAGCAAGATTTGGGCGGTCTAGTAAGCATGTAATTCACTCCTCGTGTCTTATTTAACAGTTCTGACACGATGGGAGCCCATTTTACAGGCGGTACCTAAACCCTCTCATGCTCCAATCAGTGACGTCTTGGTGGTCCTCGGGCCGAAGTTGGGCTTCCGCTACAGCCAATACAATGTCCTTGCTGTCGACGGGCGTTGGCACCGTTCCGTTCGCCAGTGTGCCAGCTGCCCCAGCACTGCCCTCGTACCCCTCCATTCTTATTCTTCTCGCATTTAGCCGCTGAAGGTAGCACCTCAGCACAAGTGTGAGTATGGCCACGAGCGCGTAGCAGACCATGATGGCGCCGAAGGCCGTCGCATAGGTCGGGTCTTCTTCCCTGCGGAACAACAGGGGGCCTGCGATATTGCCCGTGCAGTAGGCGACGAAGAGCATGGCCGTGATGGTCATCTTTTTGGTGACGCCGCGATAGTTGGACGATaccatggccatgatgagtGGCAAAGATGCCGGTCCGGTTGACAGAAGAAAGTAGGCGAAAAGCTGAACGCCGTGAGGGACCCTATCGCGGCAgaagatgacggcggcgccaaccaCGCACGGCATAACTACAGCGATGACCAGTAAACAGTTAAGGGTGCGGAAGCGACCTGCCAGATATCCGGTGCCGTATATCGTCACGGCACTAAGTATGGAGTATGGCAAATTAATGAGCGTCGACTGAAGGTTGTTGAAGCCAAAGGACTGTATAACGATGTTGGAGAAGCTCTGTGTGCTGCCGTTGGGGATCTGCGTGAGCAGCGCTATGGGGAAGATGAGCCATGTCTTGGGGTCGACAAGGCACTCAATAACCTGACTGCGCTGCCAACGAGCGTTCTCAGACGTGCCCATGCCCGCAACCACGACGCGAccagccgccagccgtcTCTCCCTCGGCGTGAGAAACCGCGCTTTGGAGATAGTATCTGGGAGTAGCAGGAACACAGGTATCGCCCAAACCAGAGTCATGATACCAAGGATGATGTACATCCAACGCCAGGGGCTGAGGGGGCCGTCGGCATGGCCGATGCCAAACGCAAGAAGGCTGGATatgatgccgccgatggcaTTGCCCGCGAACCAGATTCCTACCCGGCTGGGAATCTCATCGCGGGTGTACCAGGTTGATGTGAGATACATGAAGGTCGGGCTGacggtggcctcggcgacgccaagcAAGAAGCGGGCAGCCACGAGCCCACCAAAGCTACTGCAGGCAGCGGTGAGGCCGACAACCGTGCCCCAGAAGAGCGTGTTGGCCGCTAGATACTTGGCTGTGGGGAGGCGCGCGATGAGGATGCTTGTGGGATATGTCCACATCAGATAGCCAAAGTAGAAAGCGCTGCTGACCCAACTGTACTGCTGGCCTTTGAGGTGCTGTTCCATGTCTCTCGATGAGCCCATGATCAAGATGCGGGAGAGCCAAGAACGCTGTAGGTACGTACATTGTCTTCACGAAGAccaaagacggcggcgctggatAGGACGACCTTGTCCATGAAGTTGAGCATGTACGTGACGAAGAGCAGTGGTATGATTGTGTAGTCAATCTTCTTCAGCACGGCTCGCGCCAGCTCAGCGTCCGGGCCTGCGGAGCTAGAGCGGGTGCTGGCCGGCTCTGAAGGGGCTTCCATGGTGTCGTGGGTGAGAAGCGGCCTGGTAGCAGGGTCAGACGAGGTGCCATCGAcaatgccgtcgtcgctcgagaCGAGCCCGAGATCAGGAGCCCTCATCAATGGGCAACGGCGAGATCAATGCGCCGCGTCAGTGACTTGCCGACAATTGCTCAAGTCAAGACCCAAGACGCCGATGTATTTCTGATCATCATTCACGAATGGGTAGCTCCGACGTCAATCAGCCGCGGCTTTGTGGAGAGGGCGTGTTTCTGTGATGAACCACCGCATGAAAAACACCCGCGTGGTGATGAAAATGTGAAGTAGGAGTGATCCATCATTGCACTGGCGGCGCGTCAAGCCAGGGGCGCCTGCAGGTGTGGGGCAAATGCAGAAGACGGCAACACACACGCCTTCCCTATCTATACTGTACTAATGTTCCAACCCTGTCTACTACAGAATAATAGTGCCGCGTGACCTTGATTGACACCAAACTAGACGAGTCCTTATTGTGTGACTTGAGTCGCAATCTCGCGCTCGTTGCCCAGTCCGAGAGCCGGTTCTTGCTGCTCTTTGTGCAAGTGGTGGCCCCGGATCAAAAGACCGGTGAGCATAGCCACGGCAGACATGACGGTGTACTACAACCCCTGAGTTAGTATCTGCGAGACGGGCAGGCTTCTTCGATGCTACACTACACGGCTGCTCACCATGATCCACATAGACCTCATGGCGTCGTAGTACGCCGTCCTGACTGCGAGCTGCTGCATAGGGGCCAGCGTCCTGACCAGCTCCACGTTCGCAGACGCGGTCGCCCCGTCGAACCGCGCGGCAAGTTCGTCGCCGACTTTCCGCATCAGTAGCTCCCGCTTACCATTCATCTCATTCTGGAAAATGACGCCGCCAATGACAACGGAAATGGCCGTCGATATGGTCCTCGTGAACCCCATGGTagtcgtggcggcggctacgtCGCGAGACGGCACGACGGCTtgcacggcgagcagcgggcCCTCAAAGTTcatgcccgcgccgacgccgccaatgaTCTGGAAGCCCACGAGCCGGGCCCAGTTCTTGTCCATGCCTACGTCAAtgagcaggccgacgccgagcgtcatggccgtcgtgCCACAGTACACGGCGGGCATGTACTTGCCGGTCCTTTGGATGAAGACacccgtcagcgccgccgagagACTAGAAGAGAGTATGTACGGCAGCAGGTACACGCCAGACGTCAACGGACCGGCTAGTAGAACCGACTGAAAGTACATGGGCAGGTAATACGCCACGCCGAGGAACACAAACGCATGGAAGAAGCAGAGGCCGTATGCTGCTGCAGACGACACCGTGCGGAAGAGGTGAATAGGCATGACGGGGTAGACGGCGAGCTTCCACTCGTTGAGCACGAAAAGGCCGCCCGTGAGGAACCCGAAGACTATAAGGCATATGACGGTGGCGGAGTGCCATGGCTCGTACACCCCGCCGAAGtagaggccgaggaggagcatgaGTGAGCCTCCCACGGCAAGGAGACTGCCCGTCCAGTCGATTGCGGCGAGACCCGCGCGTAGCGGCGTTCTCGGTGAAAAGAGCTTCAGGGTGAagcagaggaggagaaacGCCGCGCCGGTAATGGGGACTATAAAAGCGGTTAGGTCGGGTCAAAGGGGCCCATCGGACGGCGGAGGAACTTGCGATTGATCCAAAAGCACCATCTCCAGCTGCATCGGTCAGTGGACACGgtcgaggagaagacgaggagacACAGGACATGGAGTTTTTAGCCGGCTCACGTCAGTCTACTCGTAAACACCCCTCCCATAACGGGCCCCACGCCACTGGCAACGGCCCAGACAACAGACGTGAGGCCATAGTACAAGCCGCGGTCCCTGGGCGGGAACATGTCGGCTATGCAGATGTTGACCATGGTCGtgaggcccgccgcgcctACACCCTGGACGGCCCTCCCGGCGACGAAGGACCCGAGACCAGAGTCGACCGCGGCACAAATCAGGCTTCccgcgaagaagacggcgcaGGCAGCCAGGATcacgggccggcggccccaGATGTCCGACAGGCCGCCCCAAGTGGGCGTGCTGGCGGTGTGGGCGAGGATGAAGCTGGTGCCGACCCAGGTGTAGCCCGAGTTGGAGGCGAAGAGGCCGGCAATGGAGGGCAAGGCGGTAGTGATGATTgtgacgtcgagggcggacACGAAGACGCACGCGCAGAGGCAGGCCATGACTGTCGCGGTCTGGGCGTTGGAGAGCTTGCGGGACTGCCCGACGGTGATGCCGGGGGGCacctcggcggcaggcgtGGTGCCCTCATGGCTGCGGCTCAAGGAGGGGAGGGATACCTGCTCGACAATGTCATCGCGACCGCGGGCGGTGGACGTCTGGCTTGTGGTGCGCGACATGGCTGACAGCAGGACCGGATCCacggggggggagggatgtGATACGCGTATTcagaagaagagcagcacAATGAATGGGCACGGCATCGTTCCAGTGTTGCAGAGGAAGTCGGGGCTCAGTGAGCTGCTTTTATACTCCTCTTGCTGGCCATGTCCGTCGGCTTTCCCACTAATACCGCAGCTTGTGTATGCTCGTTCGACATCAGGGCGTGAGCGGTTGagagtcgagtcgagtcgggTCGGTGTGAGTGTCGCGTCGTCGGAGGTCGGGTCGGGAAAGTGGGGCTCGAGCAGCACAGCCGGGTGTTCCCCACTGCGGATTTGCGGGCAGCTGAACGAGGTGAGGCCATGCCCCAGACTCCACGTTCCCGCCTTGTCCCTCTTTTACcctccagcgcgcgcggcctGGTTCTTTGGTGTGCTTGAAGACGGCGAGATGACTACCTCTCACCGCGCAATGGGGCCCGTAGAAACAGGGAAAGCACAGTGAAAGATATCTGACGCGCCGCCAAGTCTTCTAGGAGATGCGTAGTGATTTACGCCCGCGAAAATGCTTCCTCGAAATCCTCAAGCAGAGCTGGTCCACTAACTAACGTTACCTATGTACTACCCCTCGgcgtttgtttgtttgtcGCTGCACGACCACCTTGACACcccaccaacagcagcggcgcgcaCACACAAGCGCCGCAGGCTGCTGCGCTCCGTTCCAAGCAGCATCGAACCGCCCGCAGTAACCCTCCCCATTCGCCATCCTACGCGCGCCACAGGCACCATCGGGCCAAGCAGGCGCCGCTCCGCAGCGAATCGCGACCCGCGACGGGGTTCCT from Purpureocillium takamizusanense chromosome 3, complete sequence includes:
- the BBP1 gene encoding Branchpoint-bridging protein (BUSCO:EOG09263MEM~COG:A~EggNog:ENOG503NTZU), giving the protein MSWRHQGITGSNNIPLGKSRRFGGEPEPDEPDRDLKRGRDPEPRVDDGPRRRKKRNRWGDASENKAAGLMGLPTAIRANMTSEQLEAYTLHLRIEEISQKLRIDDVVPADGDRSPSPPPQYDNHGRRVNTREYRYRKRLEDERHKLIERAMKSIPNYHPPQDYRRPTKTQEKVYVPVNDYPEINFIGLLIGPRGNTLKKMEAESGAKIAIRGKGSVKEGKGRSDAAHSSNQEEDLHCLIMADTEDKINKAKQLIHNVIETVSPRFMLHQISKKLTSHKAASVPEGQNDLKRNQLRELAALNGTLRDDENQACQNCGKIGHRKYDCPERQNFTASVICRVCGNAGHFARDCPDRQRGTGWRNDVGPGRPAGRIGGGDAVDREMEQLMQELGGGPSAAPAQIEAGPGGGHENGDVKPWQRSQGGGGGGPAPWRPRNQDSRDGSSGGSGGSAAPWARDRNRNHEAQSDSYYGQGYGSAPGASAPGGAAPWHQPPPPPSSAPGGYSGYGGYGGAYGSAPGMNGAGPGAPGMGAPPGPPPGLPAAPPSLGSVNNLIHQYSNAPPPPPGGLPPPPPSGEAPPPPPSNQPPPPPPGA
- a CDS encoding uncharacterized protein (EggNog:ENOG503Q0AT~COG:U~TransMembrane:14 (i57-81o93-112i124-142o154-175i182-205o217-236i248-271o277-299i320-339o359-377i384-402o414-439i451-470o528-545i)) translates to MSRTTSQTSTARGRDDIVEQVSLPSLSRSHEGTTPAAEVPPGITVGQSRKLSNAQTATVMACLCACVFVSALDVTIITTALPSIAGLFASNSGYTWVGTSFILAHTASTPTWGGLSDIWGRRPVILAACAVFFAGSLICAAVDSGLGSFVAGRAVQGVGAAGLTTMVNICIADMFPPRDRGLYYGLTSVVWAVASGVGPVMGGVFTSRLTWRWCFWINLPITGAAFLLLCFTLKLFSPRTPLRAGLAAIDWTGSLLAVGGSLMLLLGLYFGGVYEPWHSATVICLIVFGFLTGGLFVLNEWKLAVYPVMPIHLFRTVSSAAAYGLCFFHAFVFLGVAYYLPMYFQSVLLAGPLTSGVYLLPYILSSSLSAALTGVFIQRTGKYMPAVYCGTTAMTLGVGLLIDVGMDKNWARLVGFQIIGGVGAGMNFEGPLLAVQAVVPSRDVAAATTTMGFTRTISTAISVVIGGVIFQNEMNGKRELLMRKVGDELAARFDGATASANVELVRTLAPMQQLAVRTAYYDAMRSMWIMYTVMSAVAMLTGLLIRGHHLHKEQQEPALGLGNEREIATQVTQ
- a CDS encoding uncharacterized protein (EggNog:ENOG503NX7Z~TransMembrane:10 (i66-91o103-126i138-156o162-180i192-213o225-245i357-377o389-408i420-440o452-473i)~COG:G), producing MRAPDLGLVSSDDGIVDGTSSDPATRPLLTHDTMEAPSEPASTRSSSAGPDAELARAVLKKIDYTIIPLLFVTYMLNFMDKVVLSSAAVFGLREDNHLKGQQYSWVSSAFYFGYLMWTYPTSILIARLPTAKYLAANTLFWGTVVGLTAACSSFGGLVAARFLLGVAEATVSPTFMYLTSTWYTRDEIPSRVGIWFAGNAIGGIISSLLAFGIGHADGPLSPWRWMYIILGIMTLVWAIPVFLLLPDTISKARFLTPRERRLAAGRVVVAGMGTSENARWQRSQVIECLVDPKTWLIFPIALLTQIPNGSTQSFSNIVIQSFGFNNLQSTLINLPYSILSAVTIYGTGYLAGRFRTLNCLLVIAVVMPCVVGAAVIFCRDRVPHGVQLFAYFLLSTGPASLPLIMAMVSSNYRGVTKKMTITAMLFVAYCTGNIAGPLLFRREEDPTYATAFGAIMVCYALVAILTLVLRCYLQRLNARRIRMEGYEGSAGAAGTLANGTVPTPVDSKDIVLAVAEAQLRPEDHQDVTDWSMRGFRYRL